In Exiguobacterium sibiricum 7-3, a genomic segment contains:
- a CDS encoding CDP-glycerol glycerophosphotransferase family protein, translated as MKRQLRQWIKKTKLIETGLHLVMRLFACLPVHQNRFLFESFLGKQYSDNPRAIYETLKQEHPELELIFSKDRQSVLHDPTVQTVDRMTIRWIYLLATSRVWISNSRLPSWLFKRKGTIYLQTWHGTPLKKLALDMDDVQMANTTTERYKRDFAREASKWDVLISPNAYSSRIFRRAFDFSGEMLEIGYPRNDVFYQTERHPEILERVYSRYQIDRTKKIILYAPTWRDNEYVVQGSYSFKLPFSLEQFEKRFGAEYTLLIRMHYLVADQVDTTAYPSIHNASGYPDISDLYIAADAMITDYSSVMFDYAHLKRPMIFYTYDLEHYRDQLRGFYFDFEQEAPGPLVLQQSRLFEEIDRLHEWSDRYGPAFAAFEKKFCQWDDGTASLKAYQRILQPASNQHKGESS; from the coding sequence TTGAAACGTCAATTACGTCAGTGGATCAAGAAAACCAAATTGATCGAAACGGGATTGCATCTTGTGATGCGGTTGTTTGCTTGTTTGCCGGTTCACCAAAATCGCTTCCTTTTTGAAAGCTTTTTAGGGAAACAATACAGTGACAATCCACGTGCTATTTATGAAACGCTAAAACAAGAACATCCGGAACTTGAGTTGATTTTCAGTAAAGATCGGCAAAGTGTATTACATGACCCGACGGTTCAGACAGTAGATCGAATGACCATTCGCTGGATTTATCTGCTCGCTACATCGCGTGTCTGGATTTCTAACAGCAGGCTTCCCTCTTGGTTGTTCAAACGAAAAGGAACCATCTATTTACAAACGTGGCATGGAACGCCGTTAAAGAAGTTAGCACTCGACATGGATGATGTGCAGATGGCTAATACGACGACAGAACGCTATAAACGTGACTTTGCGCGTGAAGCATCCAAGTGGGATGTATTGATTTCACCGAACGCCTATTCAAGTCGGATATTTCGGCGGGCCTTTGATTTTTCAGGTGAAATGCTTGAAATCGGTTATCCGCGTAATGATGTGTTTTACCAGACGGAACGCCATCCGGAAATTCTTGAACGGGTCTATTCCCGGTATCAGATCGATCGGACCAAAAAAATCATTCTATATGCGCCGACATGGCGAGACAATGAATATGTGGTACAGGGGTCTTATTCCTTTAAGTTGCCTTTTTCGTTGGAACAGTTTGAAAAACGGTTTGGTGCTGAATATACGTTACTCATCCGGATGCATTATTTAGTCGCAGATCAAGTGGATACGACGGCTTATCCCTCTATTCATAACGCTTCGGGTTACCCGGATATTTCAGATTTGTATATCGCAGCGGATGCCATGATTACGGATTATTCTTCCGTCATGTTTGACTATGCGCATTTGAAACGACCGATGATTTTTTATACGTATGATTTAGAACATTACCGGGACCAATTGCGCGGATTTTATTTTGACTTTGAACAGGAAGCACCCGGACCGCTCGTTTTACAACAATCACGGCTATTTGAAGAGATTGACCGATTGCACGAATGGAGCGATCGATATGGTCCGGCGTTTGCCGCATTTGAAAAGAAATTTTGTCAGTGGGATGACGGAACAGCGTCTTTAAAAGCCTATCAACGTATACTGCAACCCGCCAGCAATCAGCATAAAGGAGAATCATCATGA
- a CDS encoding aldehyde dehydrogenase gives MGLTTTGLDVARQVEVQRTFYKTGATRSIAFRLSMLTFLKQAIETHEAAIYDALKADLNKGRQDAFTTEIGFVYGEINRMEKQLRRLAKPRRVGTPLLHFGSKSEIRFEPYGNVLVIAPWNYPFQLALAPVVGAIAAGNTVVLKPSELTPNVSRVLREVFETAFHERFGVVIEGDAEVSAAVLEEKFDYIFFTGSTRVGKIVHQAAAKHLTPVTLELGGKSPTIVHKDADLRLAAKRIAWGKWLNAGQTCIAPDYVFVHRDVQETFLRYIEEEAFSQYGNGVGVGSYVKIVSDSHLERLTGYLDQGDIEFGGQVDPETRKMAPTVMTNVPLDSKLMQEEIFGPILPVLVYDEIEDVITFVTDRDKPLALYLFTENDFVKERVLNRISFGGGCVNDTLMHVAQHNLPFGGVGASGIGGYHGKYSFETFSHRKGLVHNTTKFDLPFRYMRSNTDSKWMRFLL, from the coding sequence ATGGGATTGACGACAACGGGATTAGATGTAGCACGTCAGGTCGAGGTACAACGGACTTTTTACAAGACAGGCGCAACAAGAAGCATTGCTTTTCGTTTAAGTATGTTGACGTTTTTGAAACAAGCGATTGAAACGCATGAAGCAGCCATTTATGATGCATTGAAAGCAGACTTGAATAAAGGACGTCAAGACGCCTTTACGACAGAAATCGGTTTTGTCTACGGCGAAATCAATCGGATGGAAAAACAATTGCGCCGTCTTGCAAAGCCGCGCCGTGTCGGGACGCCATTGTTGCATTTCGGCTCGAAAAGCGAAATCCGTTTCGAGCCGTACGGAAACGTGCTTGTCATTGCACCTTGGAATTATCCTTTCCAACTTGCCCTTGCACCTGTCGTAGGAGCGATTGCAGCAGGAAATACCGTCGTTTTAAAACCTTCGGAATTAACGCCAAACGTCTCGCGTGTGTTGCGTGAAGTTTTTGAGACAGCCTTCCATGAACGTTTTGGTGTAGTGATTGAAGGCGATGCGGAAGTGAGTGCAGCAGTGTTGGAAGAGAAGTTTGATTATATCTTCTTTACCGGCTCGACACGCGTTGGAAAAATCGTTCATCAAGCAGCAGCGAAACACCTGACACCGGTCACCCTTGAACTCGGGGGCAAGTCTCCGACGATTGTCCACAAGGATGCAGATTTAAGACTCGCAGCGAAGCGGATTGCCTGGGGGAAATGGTTAAACGCCGGACAGACATGTATCGCACCGGACTATGTTTTCGTTCATCGGGACGTCCAAGAAACATTCCTGCGTTATATCGAAGAAGAGGCATTTTCACAGTATGGGAACGGTGTAGGAGTTGGATCATACGTCAAAATTGTATCCGATAGTCACTTGGAACGCTTAACAGGCTATCTCGATCAGGGAGACATTGAATTCGGCGGACAAGTTGACCCGGAAACAAGAAAAATGGCTCCGACCGTCATGACGAACGTTCCACTTGATTCAAAATTGATGCAAGAAGAAATATTCGGTCCGATTTTGCCGGTTCTTGTATATGATGAAATCGAAGATGTCATCACATTTGTCACAGACCGTGACAAACCGCTTGCACTTTATTTGTTCACAGAGAACGATTTCGTCAAGGAACGTGTCCTGAACCGGATTTCCTTTGGCGGCGGTTGTGTGAATGATACACTCATGCATGTCGCACAGCATAATTTACCGTTTGGTGGCGTTGGCGCCAGTGGTATCGGCGGATATCATGGCAAATACAGCTTTGAAACGTTCAGCCATCGAAAAGGTCTTGTGCACAACACGACGAAGTTTGATTTACCTTTCCGTTATATGCGTTCAAATACTGATTCCAAATGGATGCGCTTTTTGTTATGA
- the deoD gene encoding purine-nucleoside phosphorylase: protein MSVHINATEGQIAETVLLPGDPLRAKYIADTFLEDVVLYNEVRGMYGFTGTYKGKKVSVQGTGMGVPSMSIYANELIQSYGAKNLIRVGTAGGITPDVKVRDVVIAMSASHDMAQNRVRFNGLDYAPTASFDLLHKAYMTAKEHGIDAKVGQIFTTDQFYQDDFHHFKKWADFGCLAIEMEAAGLYTLAAKHKVNALTILTISDHLLTGEETTSEERQTTFNDMMKVALETAIQL from the coding sequence GATCCGCTTCGTGCAAAATATATTGCCGATACATTTTTAGAGGACGTCGTTTTGTATAACGAAGTTCGCGGAATGTATGGTTTTACAGGAACGTATAAAGGCAAAAAAGTTTCTGTTCAAGGAACAGGGATGGGTGTCCCGTCGATGTCGATTTATGCAAACGAATTGATCCAATCATACGGAGCTAAAAATCTGATTCGAGTCGGTACTGCCGGCGGGATCACGCCGGATGTCAAAGTCCGCGACGTCGTCATCGCGATGAGTGCGTCACATGATATGGCACAAAACCGAGTTCGGTTCAACGGACTGGATTATGCGCCGACAGCATCGTTTGACTTATTGCACAAAGCTTATATGACAGCGAAAGAGCACGGCATCGATGCAAAAGTCGGTCAAATCTTCACGACCGATCAATTTTATCAAGATGATTTCCATCACTTCAAAAAATGGGCGGACTTTGGTTGCCTGGCAATCGAGATGGAAGCGGCAGGCCTCTATACACTTGCTGCAAAACATAAAGTCAATGCGCTGACGATCTTGACGATTTCCGATCATTTGTTGACGGGCGAAGAGACGACATCGGAAGAACGTCAAACGACGTTTAACGATATGATGAAAGTAGCACTAGAGACAGCGATTCAGCTGTAA